Sequence from the Nerophis ophidion isolate RoL-2023_Sa linkage group LG10, RoL_Noph_v1.0, whole genome shotgun sequence genome:
acatcagcaagataatggagaaaagtaaaaaggtgttaaatataatgagggctttgaggggtaaagattggggggctgataggttaacattgaaaacaatatatatcactttaattcggtctgttatcgactacggatgcattatttatcgatctgcttcaaaaactctacttgagaaaatagaccggatccagtcgcaggcgttaagattatgttgtggagctactaaatctactccagtggcagcattacaagtagaaatgaaggaaaaacctttggacatgaggagagatcaactctcagcagtttattgggcaaacttaaaaggatccaagcaaggacatccaacccgtcaagtgctaataaattgccaagaaaaagggaagaaaaaaattaatagttttgggtggataataggagatatatgtaaaaaaacacaaattgacaatattaaagtgagccctacagtaccaattcctgcaataccaccgtggatgtatgaaaacccaaaggtagacatgcagttactgaagaatagacatttaaatagttaccaaatagaacaacggattgaggaaatgttttttgataatattatgatatacacagatgcatcaaaaactataaatagtaaagtaggagctgctgcagttatcccacagagaaatatagtgttgaataaaagaattagtgataaactatctgtttttacgggggaattggtagcaatttatatggcagttaactggatagaggaaaacaaagctaggaaagtagtcgtgtgctcggactccagcagtgcattgacgagcataaaaaacataacatcagaaacaagactagatatagtttatgaaatagttcaggcaatctacagaataaataaagcgggaggtgtggtaacatttctctgggttcctgctcatgtaggagttgagggaaatgagttagctgatagatacgcaaaacaagcaaccactaaaacagaagtaaacatggagattaagcacagtaaagaagaagtgaagagcataattaagatagaacacaataaaaagtggcaggataattggaataaggaaacaaaaggtagagagttttacaaagtccagaggaaagtaggtgtaatgagaggagggggtagaaataggaaggaagaagacattatgactagaatgagattagggcatacatatctaaatagttcactaaaattgataggcaaacatactacagggctgtgtgatttttgccaccagatagaaaatgttgaccatgtcttaatacaatgtaggaaatataatagagaaagagaaatactggaaaataagttagcaaaagaaaatattaggttagaagtgggagatatattaggattgcattcagaaaacataggatataaagcaatatacacatatttaaaaaacactgggttaagtaaaagaatatagggtagggatccacctcggtccacactccattacagtaggtggcggtaatgcacaccagaaggttgcttgccaaccgccataaaaacaaaagaagaagaagaagaggacgtTACAAGTCACGCGATAATACAGCCTCGAGTCACATGAAAGAGTCACCAGTGTGCAGTTGTTTTCCCCCTTCCTTCTGTATGTAGGGTTAAATACGTTGCATTTAAGTCTTTGACTTGTCGGGATTAAAGAAGAGATATGGACGAGGACGGACTTCCGATTGTGGGCTCTGGAGTTGATCTAACCAAGGTTGGCGTCCAGCTAGCATGTTAGCTTAGCCGGGAAATAAATGTAAACAGCTATCAGGGCAAACCTGAGATGCTATTGCTAGGCTGTTTGTACATTGCAGTAACTAAGCatcatattgattgattgaaacttttattagtagattgcacagtacagtacatattccgtgcaattgaccactaaatggtaacacccgaaatgttttttaagttgtttaagtcagggtccactttaatcaattcatggtctagTGCGgtgcttttcaaccactgtgctgcggcacactagtgtgccctgagatacagtctggtgtgccgtgggagagtgtctaatttcacctatttgggttaaaaataagagtggatcgtgagatcgacaggcggatcggtgcggcgtcttcaataatgcggacgttgtaccgatccgttgtggtgaagaaggagctgagccagaaggcaaagctctcaatttacggttcaatctacgttcccatcctcacctatggtcatgagcttaagataagatcacgggtacaagcggccgaaatgagtttcctccgccgtgtggcggggctctcccttagagatagggtgagaagctctgccatccgggaggaactcaaagtaaagccgctgctccttcacatcgagaggagccagatgaggtggttcgggcatctggtcaggatgccacccgaacgcctccctagggaggtgtttagggcacgtccgaccggtaggaggccacggggaagacccaggacacgttgggaagactatgtctcccggctggcctgggaacgcctcgggatccccccgggaagagctagaggaagtggctggggaaagggaagtctgggtttccctgcttaggttgttgcccccgcgacccgacctcggataagcggaagaagatggatggatgggttaaaaatattttttgcaaacctgtaaatgatgtgttgttgttgagtgtctgtgccgTCTAGAGGTCTTCCATACctatttgctttgtagatgtcggaaacagcgggaggcagtatgcaggtaaaaaggtttctaatgcttaaaccggggcttcacggtggcagaggggttagtgcgtctgccgcacaatacgaaggtcctgcagtcctgggttcaaatccaggctcgggatctttctgtgtggagtttgcatgttctccccgtgaatgcgtgggttccctccgggtactccggcttcctcccacttccaaagacatgcacctggggataggttgattggcaacactaaattggccctagtgtgtgaatgtgagtgtgaatgttgtctgtctatctgtgttggccctgtgatgaggtggcgacttgtccagggtgtaccccgccttccgcccgattgtagctgagataggcgccagcgaccccaaaagggaataagcggtagaagatggatggatgcttaaaccaaaaataaacaaaagttgggtgcccctaagaaaaggcattgaagctaagggaaggctatgcagaacccaACTAAAATTGAACatgctacaaaagtaaacataaacagaattctggacgacagcaaagacttactgtggagcaaagtccgaatatgacatgacaatcaatttccccacaaagaagaatgaaaacaactgaaatattctggattgctaaaacaaagtcgatgcgggaaatatcgctgaaaggaagacatgaaactgctacagtgaaataccaacaaaaaaaagagaaaaagccaccaaaataagagtgaaagacaagaagtaaaacactacacacaagaaaacagcaaaaaagtgaaaataagtcatgatgtgatgtgacaggtggtgacagtacacctactttgagacaagagctatagtgatgcatgcttgcttatgctttaaggtcatatccgaaaattgcgacaaccacattttactgttaagtgagtttcaattttaaatcatttctgctggtggtgtgcctcggctcaaaaaaagttgaaaaacactggtctagtgcagtggttctcaaccttttttcaatgatgtaccccctgtgaacatttttttaattcaagtaccccctaattagagcaaagcatttttggttgaaaaaagtaaaatacagcactgtgtcatcagtttctgatttattaaattgtataacagtgcaacatatttctcatttgtagtggtgtgtcttgaactatttgaaaaaaaaagatataaaaataactaaaaacttaggTATTTATCACatcgaagtaatcatcaacttaaagtgccctctttgaggattgtaatacaatgaatccatctggattcatgaacttaattctaaacatttcttcacaaaaaaatttatatttaacatcaatatttatggaacatgtcctccaaaaaatctagctgtcaacactgaatattgcattgttgcatttcttttcacagtttatgaacttacattcatattttgtttaagtattattcaataaatatatttataaaggatttttgagttgttgctatttttcaataaatatatttatgaaggatttctgaattgttgctatccatccatccattttctaccgcttattcccttttggggtcgcggggggcgctggcgcctatctcagctacaatcgggcggaaggcggggtacaccctggacaagtcgccacctcatcgcagggccaacacagatagacagacaacattcacactcacattcacacactagggccaatttagtgttgccaattaacctatgttgctatttttagaatattacaaaaaaaatctcacgtaccccttggcagaccttcaagtacccacatttgagaaccactggtctagtgtgTGACCTACATGTGTGTTCATTCCCTGCAGGTTCCTGCCATTCAGCAGAGAAGAATTGTTGCTTTTCTCAACCAATTCATCGTTCACACTGTTCGCTTCCTCAACAACTTCTCTACAGTGTGTGAGGAGGTTTGTATTCCACTCACCTCTGCTCCGGGTCATAATGGTCCAGCTCACATGTTGAACTTTTGCCACAGAAACTTGCCAACATTTCCCTGCGCATCCAGCAGATAGAAACCACACTGTGCATTTTGGAGGCCAAGGTtggttcttgttttttttcttcgtaGCCATCGACTCCTCTCTGATTGAATATCTTCACGCTCTTGAGCAGCTGTCCTCCATCCCTGGCCTGGAGGACGTCACCGTAGATGCAGTGGGACATTCCCAACCTGTCCAGACCAACGGAACCAATGCTCACAGTCAGACGGACGGTCCACCAGCTGGGATGCTTCCTCCTCCAGAGGTACAAACAGTTTTATACAAATGCAGGGTTTCCATGGgttattaaaaagcattaaacgTGTTTTGCGAAAATTAAGGCTtcaaatggcattaaaaagcatgaaCCTCAACTCCATGTCCAGAGGCATTCAGAATAAACATACTATTAGCTAGTCACAAGTCGGCGTTTGAAGGCAGGCAGCAGTTATTGGTGCCGCAATTCTTTGGCGGGACCAACAAAGCAGCTGGCAGCTGCTGCTACCACTTCAAGATAAAACAAAACACATCTGTAGATTAAATGaaaataggttatacttgtatagcgcttttctaccttcaaggtactcaaagcgctttgacactatttccacattcacacacacattcacactgatggcgggagctgccatgcaaggccctaaccaccatcaggagcaagggtgaagtgtcttgctcaagaacacaacggacgtgacgcggtttggtagaaggtggggattgaaccaggaaccctcaggttgctggcacagccactctcgcAACCGTGCCACACCGTCCCCAATTACATTAGATCAGACGGTTTTGTgagccgggcttcacggtggcagaggggttagtgcgtctgcctcacaatacgaagttcctgcagtcctgggttcaaatccaggcttgggatctttctgtgtggagtttgcatgttctccccgtgaatgcgtgggttccctccgggtactccggcttcctcccgcttccaaagacatgcacctggggataggttgattggcaacactaaattggccctagtgtgtgaatgtaagtgtgaatgttgtctatctgtgttggccctgtgatgaggtggcgacttgtccaggtgggATTAACGCTTGACTGTCACAGTGCGTGCATTTATATAGACAAACAAGCATTATATACTTACGGACATAAGTCTGGGCCTATATTCAATCAAACCATTCATCGAACGATAAAGAAAAATGAACTTAGTAACTTTGCTGTGTTGGACTTTCGATaaggtgacaacttgtccagggtgtgccctgcctttCACCCAAATGCACATAGGATATGCTCCAGCCACCccgtagggacaagcggtagaaaatggatggatggatggactttgcaaTCATTGATTAATTGCCATatctgtgtgtgtttattttcttcgtctcttgctTTCAATCAAGGTGCAAGAGGCTTCACTCTGTACATCACTCTCAGCACCTGAAAACGTTTATTTTTAAGCAGAATCATGAAATGTAaatcctcttgtcagtcatccacaacTTTTGTCTCGGTGGGTGGAAGAGGGAATGCTAACTTACACACACAAGATGCACTGACAGAGAGCCTCGCAAGTCGCTAGTGAGAAGCActacagggtaaaaaaaaaaatgcacttgaaaatgtttagTATTGAAGTGCTGTTTTTCTAAGAGATTGAGTATCAAAATTATTTGTatggtttatttatttaggataatTCAAGTTATTggcccgggcttcacggtggcagaggggttagtgcgtctgcctcacaatacgaaggtcctgcagtcctgggttcaaatccaggcttgggatctttctgtgtggagtttgcatgttctccccgtgaatgcgtgggttccctccgggtactccggcttcctcccacttccaaagacatgcacctggggataggttgattggcaacactaaattggccctagtgtgtgaatgtgagtgtgaatgttgtctgtctatctgtgttggccctgtgatgaggtggcgacttgtccagggtgtaccctgccttccgcccgattgtagctgagataggcgccagcgccccccgcgaccccgaaagggaataagcggtagaaaatggatggatggatgggttttgtgAGCCAATTCTAATTCACCAGAAAGTAACAGTTCAATATTACCATTGTTAAATGCTTACAATTTTAACTCTACAGGCAGTTGTAAGCGCTTGACTATATACAATAACTATATGCAGGAGAAAATGGGGActtaatttaccgtattttttggaccatagggctgcactgccaatgagcggatCTGTATAGGtcttttttaaacacaaaaagCACATTAAATGGGGTGATATTATGATTTTTTCCTAAATTTAAATCACTATCTTGTGGTCCAATAACATgttatggtggttctttggtgaaagtgttgcatagattatgttttactgaccagtttcaagtcgctttctgagcgTCTCCTCAGGATGcagcgttttgtgggcggtcttatttacgtggctcaccttcgacagcctcttctccccgtcatctttgttgtagcggtgtagcgtgcaaggacgggagttgaaGAAGTGTCCAAAGACGGAGTTAACTGTTTAAATGCCATTCatactttatttaaatcaataacgaagcagctTCTTCTCATCTGTAGCTCAATATAATGCAACATTaacgcaggaaatgtgtcccgtgaaaaaacgtacAACCGGAACcccctaataactaaagttctgtgggtgatTTATGTAAATCCAgtacagtttttagcgctttgatagctagtctactgacagctATAAGTAAGAGCTttaaactactttatattagaaatgtcaacagcGCAAAATGAATGgcacataagaagatagagacaATGCGGACttgtgcacattttcaggacttatgcagatcccacatacacatcagcaggtaacaaaaggtaagaaaagttggttttgcataatactgcaaaacaaaacgccaggtaatatgccattttgtggtccttatacacacaccataataatactcgtatgtttaatgcgccgacaattcatcaagcagtgcggcttcatagcttaccgaagtcgtactaaaaacattttgacagatttttgagcgacgTGGGTAATGTTCAACTTTCTCactggaacatttaaagttttggtgttgtttatccatccatccatccattttctaccgcttattccctttcgggtcgcggggggcgctggcgcctatctcagctacaatcgggaagaaggcggtgtacaccctggacaagtcgccacctcatcgcagggccaacacagataggcagacaacattcacactcacattcacacactagggccaatttagtgttgccaatcaacctatccccaggtgcatgtttttggaagtgggaggaagccggagtacccggagggaacccacgcattcacggggaggacatgcaaacttcacacagaaagatcccgagcctggatttgaacccaggactgcaggaccttcgtattgtgaggcagacgcactaacccctcttccaccgtgaagcccttggtgttgtttactgtcctcatattgcagtctacgtgtatctcttatgtatgactgccatctactggtcacacttatcattacaccatgtaccaaataaagtagcttcgaggtcagtaagcacaaccagaatcataccgTACATTAAGCCAGTGttcttcaaccttttttgagctaaggcacattttttgtggtgaaaaaatgcggaggcacaccaccagcagaaattattaaaaaacttgtctcaaagtaggtgtactgtcaccacctgtaacATCACACCccgacttatttggacttttttgctgctttcctggcttcacggtggcggaggggttggtgcgtctgcctcacaatacgaaggtccagagtagtcagggttcaatcccgggcttgggatctttctgtgtggagtttgcatgttctccccgtgaatgcgtgggttccctccgggtactccggcttcctcccacttccaaagacatgcacctggggataggttgattggcaacactaaattggccctagtgtgtgaatgtgagtgtgaatgttgtctgtctatctgtgttggccctgcgatgagttggcgacttgtccagggtgtaccccgccttccgcccgattgtagctgagataggcgccagcgaccccaaagggaataagcggtagaaaatggagggatggatggatgctgttttcctgtgtgtagtcttttacttcttgtcttgcactcctattttgatggctttttctcttttttaggtattttcctgtagcagtttcatgtcttcttttgagcgatatttcccgcacctactttgttttagcaatcaacaaTATTGCAGTTCtttcttcgtggggacattgttgattgtcatgtcatgtccggatgtactttgtggacgctgtctttgctccacagtaagtctttgctgtcgtccagcattctgtttttgtttacttagtagccagttcagttttagatttgttctgcataaccttccctaagcttcaatgccttttcttagggggactcaacttttttttatttttggttcaagcattagatacttttttacctgcacgttgcctcccgctgtttccgacatctacaaagctattaactaccgactgccacctactgatatgaaagagtattacacggttactctgccgagctctagacagcaccgacactaaataacaacaacacatcatttgcagactataattactggtttgcaaaaatatttttaacccaagtaggtgaaatgagacaatctcccacggcacaccagactgtatcccacactagtgtgccgcgggacagtggttgaaaaacactgcattaagcgcaccgggttataaggcgcattgtcaagttttgagaaaatgaaaggattttaagtgcgccttatagtctgaaaaatatggtaagtggcattaaaaagcattacattagaTTTGCTGTCACCTGCAAAAACCCTGTAAAGAGCACATCTCCTTTATCCAGTTTCCGTCTTCCCTGTTGTAGGCTCCTCAAAGCGCTCCCGAGGATGTGACAAAAGAGGTGAACGTCATGACTGTCGCCAAGGATCCTCGCTATGCCAGATATCTGAAGATGGTTCAAGTGGTGAGTGTCTTCTATCAGAggacaatataccgtatttccttgaattaccgccgggcatgaaatatgcgcctgccttgaattgctgccgggtcaaactcgctccccaaatttattagcgcatgcttactttagccgccgggtcaaagtcgtgacgtcaagagtgacgcttcccctgtcgtcatttccaaaatggcgaaggaggtttttttttgcttttactatgtttaaaccaggggtcttggtccacagccatacagatcacactgatggttgtgatgtaaaaaaaacttgtctttaacactcgtacttatatgcgccacactctgtgaacccacaccaaacacatttctggagaacattggctctgtaacacattataaacacaacataaaaattacccagaattccaatgcatccattactcaatcaatcaatcaatgtttacttatatagccctaaatcactagtgtctcaaagg
This genomic interval carries:
- the washc3 gene encoding WASH complex subunit 3; the protein is MDEDGLPIVGSGVDLTKVPAIQQRRIVAFLNQFIVHTVRFLNNFSTVCEEKLANISLRIQQIETTLCILEAKLSSIPGLEDVTVDAVGHSQPVQTNGTNAHSQTDGPPAGMLPPPEAPQSAPEDVTKEVNVMTVAKDPRYARYLKMVQVGVPVMAIRNKMTLEGLDPDLLDKPDAPVPDGGGKNLEEQDVDGNTSDSESSFSD